TGGTGCTACTCAGTACCACCGCGATGCTGGAGGATCTCGGGGCGACCGTTTCGCAGGCAAGCTCGGCGGAAGAGGCCGTCGCTGCGTTGAAAACAATGATCGTTGACCTGGTTATTACAGATCAGGTGATGCCGGGTATGACGGGGACACAGTTGGCTGAACAGCTGCGCTCCACACATCCCCGATTGCCTGTAATCCTCGCCTCGGGCTTCGCCGACAAAGCGGCTGAGGAGTTGGGATTCAGGTTGCCCAGGCTTTACAAGCCATTCGATCAGGAAACGTTGGCGCGTGTTTCGCTACAGGCACTATTCCTGCCTGCAGGGTGACTCACCTTGTCGTCAAATACTGGCAAACTTGCGCTTCGATTTTCGACAGGAGTCAGTCGATGTCTGCCAGCCCGGAGCTGTCCCCCGGTCTCATCGTCATTCACGGCAATCACCTCGAAGAGCTGCGCGCCCTGGCGGTGCAGTGGATGCGGCGCTATCCGTTGCAGCCCCTGGAGAACGAAGTCTTGCTGGTGCAGAGCAACGGCATTGCCCAGTGGCTCAAGCTGGCGCTGGCCGAGCGTGACGGCTGTGGCATCGCTGCCGCGCTGGATGTCGATCTGCCCGCCCGCTTTCTCTGGCAGGCGTATCGCAACGTACTCGGCAAGGACGCGATTCCGCAGCAATCTCCCTTGGACAAGGCGCCGCTGACCTGGCGTCTGATGCGGCTGTTGCCGGGCTTGCTGGCAGAAGAGGCCTTCGCTCCGTTGCGGCGCTTTCTCGCCGATGATCAGGACCTGCGCAAGCGCTACCAGCTGGCCGAACGCCTGGCTGATCTGTTCGACCAGTACCAGGTCTACCGCGCCGACTGGCTGGCGGACTGGGCCGCCGGACATGATCGCCTGCGCACCTCTCGCGGCGGTGAACGGGTTCTGCAAGGTGATTCGTGCTGGCAGCCCGCGCTCTGGCGCGCCTTGCTGGCGGACGTTGGCGAGCAGCATCTGGCCGAGAGCCGCGCCGGTGTGCATCCGCGTTTCGTCGCCCGCCTCGGCGAGCTTGATGCACCGCCGCCCGGCCTGCCCCGACGCATCACTGTTTTCGGTATTTCCTCGCTGCCGGCCCAGGTGCTCGAGGCGTTGGCAGCCATGGCGCGCTTCAGCCAGGTCATGCTCTACGTGCACAACCCCTGTCAGCACCACTGGGGGGATATCGTCGAAGACAAGGACCTGCTGCGTCACGAGTACCGTCGCCAGCAGCGCAAGGGCAGGCCGGGCGCGCAGATCGGTCTGTTCGAGCAGGAGGACATGCACCAGCACGGGCAGCCGCTGCTGGCAGCCTGGGGCAAGCAGGGGCGCGACTACATCAACCTGCTGGATCAGTACGACGAGCCGCAGCGCTACCGCGAGCAGTTCGAGCGCATCGACCTGTTCAGCCCGTCCAGTGAAAGCAACCTGCTTGGTCAACTGCAGAACGATATTCTCGATCTGCGTCCGTTGGCGGAGACTCGCAGCACCTGGCCTGCCGTCGACCCAGCCAGGGACCATTCGCTGCGTTTTCACATAGCCCACAGTGCCCAGCGCGAGGTGGAGATACTCCACGACCAGTTGCTGGCCAGCTTCAGCGAGGACGCCACGTTGCGACCGCGCGACGTGATCGTCATGGTGCCGGACGTCAACGCCTATGCACCGCATATCCAGGCCGTGTTCGGCCAGTTTGCCAGCGACGACCCGCGTTTCATCCCCTTCACCCTGGCCGACCAGGGCCTGCGCGGGAAGGAACCGATGATCATCGCACTGGAGCATTTGCTGCGCCTGCCGGAGAGCCGCTTCAGCGTAAGCGAGATCCTCGATCTGCTGGATGTCGCCGCGCTGCGTCAGCGCTTTGCCATCGCCGAGGATCAGTTGCCCACGTTACGCCGCTGGCTGGAGGGCGCCGGTGTGCGTTGGGGGCTGGATGCGAGCCAGCGACAATCGCTCGGCCTTGGCGAGAATCTGGAGCAGAACACCTGGCGCTTCGGTCTGCGGCGCATGCTGCTGGGCTATGCGGTGGGTGCAGCCGATGCCTTTGCCGGTATCGAACCCTATGACGAGATCGGCGGGCTGGATGCCGTACTGATCGGCCCGGTAACGCGACTGCTGGAAGCCCTCGAGCGACATGTGCAGCAACTGCGTGAACCCGCCACGCCTGCGCTGTGGGGCGAGCGCCTGCGCGGGTTGCTCGGCGACTTCTTCCAGGCGCAGAACGACCGCGAGGAGGTTCTGGTTACCCAACTGCTCGATGCGCTGGATGCCTGGCTGGAGCTTTGCGAGGCTGCCACGCTGGACGAAGCGCTGACCTTGCCGGTGGTACGCGAAGCCTGGCTTGGCGGGCTTGATCAGGGGCGGCTGAGCCAGCGTTTTCTCGCCGGTGCGGTGAGTTTCTGCACCCTGATGCCGATGCGCGCGATTCCATTCCGCCAGGTCTGTCTGCTGGGCATGAATGATGGCGACTACCCGCGCAGCCAGGCGCCGCTGGATTTCGATCTGATGGCGGGTGATTACCGACCCGGTGACCGTTCACGTCGCGAGGATGATCGCTATCTGCTGCTGGAAGCACTGCTGGCGGCGCGTGATCGTCTGTATATCAGCTGGGTAGGGCGCAGCATTCGCGACAACAGCGAGCGACCGCCGTCCGTGTTGGTCGGTCAGTTGCGCGACCATCTGGCCAGTGCCTGGACACTGGCGGGTGGCGGTGACCTGCTGCATGGCCTGACGACCGAGCACCCCTTGCAACCGTTCAGCCGACGTTACTTCGATGGCGATGCGCAGTTGTTCAGCTATGCCCGTGAATGGGCAGCGCTGCATGGCCAGGCTGCGGCGAGTGAGGATGCTGCACCCTTGTCTTCCTGGGAAGAGGGACGACAACTGACCCCCGAGTTGTTGCAGTCATTCCTGCGTGATCCGGTGAAGTGTTTCTTCACCCGCCGGCTGAAAGTTTTTCTCGATGAAGAAGAGCAGGCGCAGCTGGACAGTGAGCCATTTGCCCTCGATGGTCTGCAGCGCTACCAACTGCAGGAAGCCCTGCTCAAGGCGGCTGTGGCGACTGACGAAGATGTCGAGGAGGCGCTGAGGTCTGCAGCCGACCGCC
The sequence above is drawn from the Pseudomonas sp. Z8(2022) genome and encodes:
- the recC gene encoding exodeoxyribonuclease V subunit gamma is translated as MSASPELSPGLIVIHGNHLEELRALAVQWMRRYPLQPLENEVLLVQSNGIAQWLKLALAERDGCGIAAALDVDLPARFLWQAYRNVLGKDAIPQQSPLDKAPLTWRLMRLLPGLLAEEAFAPLRRFLADDQDLRKRYQLAERLADLFDQYQVYRADWLADWAAGHDRLRTSRGGERVLQGDSCWQPALWRALLADVGEQHLAESRAGVHPRFVARLGELDAPPPGLPRRITVFGISSLPAQVLEALAAMARFSQVMLYVHNPCQHHWGDIVEDKDLLRHEYRRQQRKGRPGAQIGLFEQEDMHQHGQPLLAAWGKQGRDYINLLDQYDEPQRYREQFERIDLFSPSSESNLLGQLQNDILDLRPLAETRSTWPAVDPARDHSLRFHIAHSAQREVEILHDQLLASFSEDATLRPRDVIVMVPDVNAYAPHIQAVFGQFASDDPRFIPFTLADQGLRGKEPMIIALEHLLRLPESRFSVSEILDLLDVAALRQRFAIAEDQLPTLRRWLEGAGVRWGLDASQRQSLGLGENLEQNTWRFGLRRMLLGYAVGAADAFAGIEPYDEIGGLDAVLIGPVTRLLEALERHVQQLREPATPALWGERLRGLLGDFFQAQNDREEVLVTQLLDALDAWLELCEAATLDEALTLPVVREAWLGGLDQGRLSQRFLAGAVSFCTLMPMRAIPFRQVCLLGMNDGDYPRSQAPLDFDLMAGDYRPGDRSRREDDRYLLLEALLAARDRLYISWVGRSIRDNSERPPSVLVGQLRDHLASAWTLAGGGDLLHGLTTEHPLQPFSRRYFDGDAQLFSYAREWAALHGQAAASEDAAPLSSWEEGRQLTPELLQSFLRDPVKCFFTRRLKVFLDEEEQAQLDSEPFALDGLQRYQLQEALLKAAVATDEDVEEALRSAADRLQRSGVLPLAGFGEQYRNTLLEPLPAQLRRYQGLCLCWPTLLESPQRLLFSAAGVELDGWLAGLRQKADGSLARLELLPGALHKDKSWRWHRLLRPYVLHVIAAACGVPLTTLLVGEDRSLAFDPVPAEHAAAVLAAWLEAWNAGMQTPLPVALKTSLAWLQDNNEEKARSVYEGGYNLTGEVRGSASLARQFPDYSALTADGQFPAWSERLYQPLLDSQPQALEEVAA